A stretch of Paludisphaera borealis DNA encodes these proteins:
- a CDS encoding DNA gyrase/topoisomerase IV subunit B: MSNGSTTYNAKSITVLEGLEAVRRRPGMYIGGVDKTGLHHLIWEIVDNAVDEVMNGHASRIVVTLHADGKTMSVADNGRGIPVDKHPQTGKSALEVIFTTLHAGGKFDNDAYKVAGGLHGVGASVVNALSKSLTAEVRRDGKTYVQHYKRGKPQGPVEEGEPSRGTGTTITYTPDPEIFQTLDYDVAMIAERLEVKTYLNKGLVIQFVDQKNKTSVEFRHDGGVADFLEAVNRQREDVRVAPLPFVLEREDDDLRCYLALSWTEATDEDVRSFVNTIPTRDGGTHEMGMLSAVGTAVQRFMETHDLVKKGTEIKREDVREGLTAVLAVCLHEPQFQGQTKGRLNNPEARAQVESMVRPSLENFLLKNKSVGDAIAARVIQAAKAREASRAAASQVRRKTAISGRLNLPGKLADCDSTDPEESELFIVEGDSAGGSAKQGRDRDIQAILPLRGKVLNAEQAGKAKVLDNKELTDLISAMGCGMDDQYDPARLRYGKIVLLTDADSDGHHIATLLLTFFYRHVPSLFAEGRIYLACPPLFKISWGKETFWASDDAHRDRILGKLPSNAKPNITRFKGLGEMPAKLLFETTLDPTSRRLLRVVVPEEDRSYTERTVCDLMGKEPEARFKFIMEEAYTAKDIDI, translated from the coding sequence TCGTCGTCACCCTACACGCCGACGGCAAGACGATGTCGGTCGCTGACAACGGCCGCGGCATCCCCGTCGACAAGCACCCGCAGACCGGCAAGAGCGCCCTTGAGGTGATCTTCACCACCCTGCACGCCGGCGGCAAGTTCGACAACGACGCCTACAAGGTGGCCGGCGGTTTGCACGGCGTCGGCGCCAGCGTGGTGAACGCGCTCAGCAAGAGCCTGACCGCCGAGGTCCGCCGCGATGGCAAGACGTACGTCCAGCACTACAAGCGCGGCAAGCCGCAAGGACCCGTCGAGGAAGGCGAGCCGTCGCGCGGGACTGGCACGACCATCACCTACACGCCCGACCCGGAGATCTTCCAGACGCTCGACTACGACGTCGCGATGATCGCCGAGCGGCTCGAAGTGAAGACCTACCTCAACAAGGGGCTGGTCATTCAGTTCGTCGATCAGAAGAACAAGACGAGCGTCGAGTTCCGCCACGACGGCGGGGTGGCCGACTTCCTCGAAGCGGTCAACCGCCAGCGCGAGGACGTCCGGGTCGCCCCCTTGCCGTTCGTCCTGGAGCGTGAGGATGACGACCTCCGCTGCTACCTCGCGTTGAGCTGGACCGAGGCGACCGACGAGGACGTCCGGTCGTTCGTCAACACGATCCCGACCCGCGACGGCGGCACCCACGAGATGGGCATGCTGAGCGCCGTGGGGACCGCCGTTCAGCGATTCATGGAGACCCACGACCTGGTCAAGAAGGGGACCGAGATCAAGCGCGAGGACGTCCGCGAGGGGCTCACGGCGGTCCTGGCGGTCTGCCTCCACGAGCCCCAGTTCCAGGGGCAGACGAAAGGGCGCCTGAACAACCCCGAGGCGCGGGCGCAGGTCGAATCGATGGTCCGGCCGAGCCTCGAAAACTTCTTGCTCAAGAACAAGAGCGTCGGCGACGCGATCGCCGCGCGGGTGATCCAGGCGGCCAAGGCGCGCGAGGCCAGCCGGGCGGCGGCGTCGCAGGTCCGCCGCAAGACGGCGATCAGCGGCCGGCTCAACCTGCCGGGCAAGCTGGCCGACTGCGACAGCACCGACCCCGAGGAGTCGGAACTGTTCATCGTCGAGGGCGACAGCGCCGGCGGGTCGGCCAAGCAGGGCCGCGACCGCGACATCCAGGCGATCCTGCCGTTGCGCGGCAAGGTGCTCAACGCCGAGCAGGCCGGGAAGGCCAAGGTGCTCGACAACAAGGAGCTGACCGACCTGATCAGCGCCATGGGCTGCGGGATGGACGACCAGTACGACCCCGCCCGGCTCCGCTACGGCAAGATCGTGCTGCTGACCGACGCCGACAGCGACGGCCACCATATCGCGACCTTGCTGCTGACCTTCTTCTACCGCCACGTCCCCAGCCTGTTCGCCGAGGGCCGGATCTACCTGGCGTGCCCGCCGCTGTTCAAGATCTCCTGGGGCAAGGAGACGTTCTGGGCGTCGGACGACGCGCACCGCGATCGGATTCTCGGCAAGCTGCCGTCGAACGCCAAGCCGAACATCACCCGCTTCAAGGGCCTCGGCGAGATGCCCGCGAAGCTGCTGTTCGAAACCACGCTCGACCCGACGAGCCGTCGCCTGCTCCGCGTCGTGGTCCCCGAGGAGGATCGCTCTTACACCGAGCGGACCGTCTGCGACCTGATGGGCAAAGAGCCCGAGGCGCGTTTCAAATTCATCATGGAAGAAGCCTACACGGCCAAAGACATCGACATTTGA